The Dehalococcoidia bacterium genome has a window encoding:
- a CDS encoding NAD(P)-dependent oxidoreductase, with translation MKILVLGGGGFIGPRVMRRLLDRGHDVACMDVNTNSPLLAALREKVQLSRGDVTLMDDVIEAMLESKPDRVLNLAYLLGSGDEDPHFAVRLNILGMDNCFEAARLCGIKRVIYASSLAVYGQQRHFGERALTEDDLRLGTGVYAASKIYNEHQAEWYNRAYQMQITGVRPANVTGPDKVRGSMDHVLCITQPARGQEVHFPYRDAMRLPIHVEDIAEVFTRVTLAEATRHPIYNSGGETISLGALADLVTRYLPDAKIGFDKAEGGRERSGNYLMDNTRLLSEFEVQYAPFPRRVLEIINEIRAEEGLPLVPA, from the coding sequence ATGAAGATCTTAGTGCTCGGCGGCGGCGGGTTCATCGGCCCGCGTGTGATGCGGCGTTTGCTCGATCGCGGTCACGACGTGGCCTGCATGGACGTGAACACGAATTCGCCCTTGCTGGCGGCCCTGCGGGAAAAGGTCCAGCTCTCCCGCGGCGACGTCACGCTGATGGACGACGTGATCGAGGCGATGTTGGAGAGCAAGCCAGACCGCGTGCTCAACCTCGCCTACCTGCTCGGCTCCGGCGACGAAGACCCGCACTTCGCCGTGCGCCTCAACATCCTCGGTATGGATAACTGCTTCGAGGCGGCGCGCCTCTGCGGCATCAAGCGGGTGATCTACGCGAGCTCGCTTGCCGTCTACGGCCAGCAGCGCCACTTCGGCGAGCGCGCCCTCACGGAGGACGATCTGCGCCTGGGCACGGGCGTCTACGCCGCCTCCAAGATCTACAACGAGCACCAGGCCGAGTGGTACAACCGCGCCTACCAGATGCAGATCACCGGCGTGCGCCCGGCCAACGTCACCGGGCCGGACAAAGTCCGCGGTTCAATGGACCACGTGCTGTGCATCACCCAGCCGGCGCGCGGCCAGGAGGTGCACTTCCCCTACCGCGACGCCATGCGCCTGCCGATCCACGTGGAAGACATCGCCGAAGTTTTCACGCGCGTGACGCTGGCCGAGGCGACGCGGCACCCGATCTACAACTCCGGCGGCGAGACGATCAGCCTGGGTGCGCTGGCAGACCTGGTGACACGCTACCTGCCGGACGCGAAGATCGGGTTCGACAAGGCCGAGGGAGGCCGCGAGCGCTCGGGCAACTACCTGATGGACAATACCCGCCTGCTCAGCGAGTTCGAGGTGCAGTACGCCCCCTTCCCGCGGCGCGTGCTCGAAATCATCAA